In Arsenicicoccus sp. oral taxon 190, the following are encoded in one genomic region:
- the ilvC gene encoding ketol-acid reductoisomerase has protein sequence MAAEMFYDDDADLSVIQGRKVAVIGYGSQGHAHALNLRDSGVDVRVGLAEGSRSRGKAEAEGLRVLTVAEAVKEADVVVILTPDQVQRTVYAEEIQPNLNEGTALVFGHGFNIRFGYITPDAGSDVLMVAPKGPGHLVRREYTDGRGVPVIVAVEQDASGSAWDLAKSYAKAIGGLRAGGIRTTFTEETETDLFGEQAVLCGGASQLVMYGFEVLTEAGYQPEVAYFECLHELKLIVDLMIEGGIAKQRWSISDTAEFGDYVSGPRVISPEVKENMKAVLADIQDGTFAKRFIDDQDKGAPEFMALREKGAQHPIEKTGKQLRSLMSWIKDADADYVEGSAAR, from the coding sequence ATGGCTGCTGAGATGTTCTACGACGACGACGCCGACCTGTCCGTGATCCAGGGCCGCAAGGTCGCCGTCATCGGCTACGGCTCACAGGGTCACGCCCACGCCCTCAACCTGCGCGACTCCGGCGTCGACGTCCGCGTCGGCCTCGCCGAGGGCTCCCGCAGCCGGGGCAAGGCCGAGGCCGAGGGCCTGCGCGTCCTCACCGTCGCGGAGGCCGTCAAGGAGGCCGATGTCGTCGTCATCCTCACCCCGGACCAGGTGCAGCGCACGGTCTACGCCGAGGAGATCCAGCCCAACCTCAACGAGGGCACGGCGCTGGTCTTCGGCCACGGCTTCAACATCCGCTTCGGCTACATCACGCCCGACGCCGGCTCGGACGTCCTCATGGTCGCCCCCAAGGGGCCCGGCCACCTGGTGCGCCGCGAGTACACCGACGGCCGTGGCGTCCCCGTGATCGTCGCCGTCGAGCAGGACGCCTCCGGCTCGGCCTGGGACCTCGCCAAGAGCTACGCCAAGGCGATCGGCGGGCTGCGCGCCGGCGGCATCAGGACCACCTTCACCGAGGAGACCGAGACCGACCTCTTCGGCGAGCAGGCCGTGCTGTGCGGCGGCGCGTCGCAGCTGGTGATGTACGGCTTCGAGGTGCTGACCGAGGCGGGCTACCAGCCCGAGGTCGCGTACTTCGAGTGCCTGCACGAGCTCAAGCTGATCGTCGACCTGATGATCGAGGGCGGCATCGCCAAGCAGCGCTGGTCCATCTCGGACACGGCGGAGTTCGGCGACTACGTCTCCGGGCCGCGCGTCATCTCCCCGGAGGTGAAGGAGAACATGAAGGCGGTCCTCGCGGACATCCAGGACGGCACCTTCGCCAAGCGCTTCATCGACGACCAGGACAAGGGTGCGCCCGAGTTCATGGCGCTGCGGGAGAAGGGCGCCCAGCACCCGATCGAGAAGACCGGCAAGCAGCTGCGCTCGCTCATGAGCTGGATCAAGGACGCCGACGCCGACTACGTCGAGGGCTCCGCCGCCCGCTGA
- the ilvN gene encoding acetolactate synthase small subunit gives MSKHTLSVLVENKPGVLTRIAALFSRRGYNIEALAVGETEHPEISRMTIRVDVDVLPLEQVTKQLNKLVEVLKVVELQPDQSVQRHIILVKVRADAAHRSQVLEVVEMFRAKVVDVGPDTLVVEATGNVLKLEALLRALEPFGVKELVQSGLVAIGRGSRSITDRSGR, from the coding sequence GTGAGCAAGCACACCCTGTCCGTGCTCGTCGAGAACAAGCCCGGCGTGCTCACCCGCATCGCCGCGCTCTTCTCGAGGCGGGGCTACAACATCGAGGCGCTGGCCGTGGGGGAGACCGAGCACCCGGAGATCTCCCGGATGACGATCCGCGTGGACGTCGACGTGCTGCCGCTGGAGCAGGTCACCAAGCAGCTCAACAAGCTCGTCGAGGTGCTCAAGGTGGTCGAGCTGCAGCCGGACCAGTCGGTGCAGCGGCACATCATCCTGGTCAAGGTCCGGGCCGATGCGGCCCACCGCAGCCAGGTGCTGGAGGTCGTGGAGATGTTCCGCGCCAAGGTCGTGGACGTGGGGCCCGACACCCTGGTCGTCGAGGCCACCGGCAACGTCCTCAAGCTCGAGGCGCTGCTGCGGGCGCTGGAGCCCTTCGGCGTCAAGGAGCTGGTCCAGTCCGGTCTCGTCGCCATCGGACGCGGGTCGCGCTCCATCACCGACCGCAGCGGACGCTGA
- a CDS encoding acetolactate synthase large subunit — translation MTDSPSSAAAPARPGPAPAPSPSSVAATVRHRTPVEVTGAQSLVLALEALEVDTVFGIPGGAILPAYDPLMDSRSVRHVLVRHEQGAGHAAQGYASATGKVGVCMATSGPGATNLVTPLLDAHMDSVPVVAITGQVGSGSIGTDAFQEADIRGISMPITKHNYLVTDPAKIPQALAEAFHIARTGRPGPVLVDITKDALQSTTTFVWPPTFELPGYHPVTRPHHKQIREAARLIQDSRRPVLYVGGGVIRSEAHEELRRLVELTGIPVVTTLMARGAFPDSHHLHLGMPGMHGSVAAVTALQKADLLITLGARFDDRVTGQLSTFAPGAAVIHADIDPAEIGKNRIADVPIVGDCREVIRDLIDALQADYAAGQRTDYADWVATATGWRESYPVGYVHEDESTIAPQAVIERLNALVGPEAIYCAGVGQHQMWASQFIDYERPRQWLNSGGAGTMGYAVPAAMGAKAGDPDRVVWAIDGDGCFQMTNQELATCVVNDIPIKVAVINNSSLGMVRQWQTLFYNERYSNTDLHTSHQQVRIPDFVKLAEAYGCVGLRCDDPAKIDETIEAAMAVTDRPVVVDFVVSRDAMVWPMVAAGVSNDQIQIAKGMAPKWSDDE, via the coding sequence GTGACCGACTCTCCGTCGAGCGCTGCAGCGCCCGCCCGTCCGGGCCCCGCGCCTGCGCCCAGCCCCTCGAGCGTGGCCGCGACCGTGCGGCACCGCACCCCGGTGGAGGTCACCGGCGCGCAGAGCCTCGTGCTCGCGCTCGAGGCCCTCGAGGTCGACACCGTCTTCGGCATCCCGGGCGGGGCGATCCTGCCGGCATACGACCCGCTCATGGACTCCCGGTCGGTGCGGCACGTGCTGGTGCGCCACGAGCAGGGCGCCGGGCACGCCGCGCAGGGGTATGCGTCGGCCACCGGCAAGGTCGGGGTCTGCATGGCCACCAGCGGCCCCGGCGCCACCAACCTGGTCACCCCGCTGCTGGACGCCCACATGGACTCCGTGCCGGTGGTCGCCATCACGGGGCAGGTCGGCAGCGGCTCGATCGGCACCGACGCCTTCCAGGAGGCCGACATCCGCGGCATCTCCATGCCGATCACCAAGCACAACTACCTGGTCACCGACCCGGCCAAGATCCCGCAGGCGCTCGCCGAGGCCTTCCACATCGCCCGCACCGGCCGCCCCGGCCCAGTCCTGGTCGACATCACCAAGGACGCGCTGCAGTCGACGACGACCTTCGTGTGGCCGCCCACCTTCGAGCTGCCCGGCTACCACCCCGTGACGCGGCCGCACCACAAGCAGATCCGCGAGGCCGCCCGGCTGATCCAGGACTCGCGCAGGCCGGTGCTCTACGTCGGGGGAGGGGTGATCCGGTCCGAGGCCCACGAGGAGCTGCGCCGCCTGGTCGAGCTGACGGGGATCCCCGTGGTCACGACGCTCATGGCCCGCGGCGCCTTCCCGGACTCCCACCACCTGCACCTCGGGATGCCGGGCATGCACGGCTCGGTGGCCGCGGTCACCGCGCTGCAGAAGGCCGACCTGCTGATCACCCTCGGCGCGAGGTTCGACGACCGGGTGACCGGCCAGCTGTCGACCTTCGCGCCCGGGGCGGCGGTCATCCACGCCGACATCGACCCCGCCGAGATCGGCAAGAACCGCATCGCGGACGTCCCGATCGTCGGCGACTGCCGGGAGGTCATCCGGGACCTCATCGACGCGCTCCAGGCCGACTACGCGGCGGGGCAGCGCACCGACTACGCCGACTGGGTCGCGACGGCCACCGGCTGGCGCGAGTCCTACCCGGTGGGCTACGTCCACGAGGACGAGTCGACCATCGCCCCGCAGGCGGTCATCGAGCGGCTCAACGCCCTCGTGGGGCCGGAGGCGATCTACTGCGCCGGCGTGGGCCAGCACCAGATGTGGGCCTCCCAGTTCATCGACTACGAGCGGCCGCGGCAGTGGCTCAACTCCGGCGGTGCGGGGACGATGGGCTACGCCGTGCCGGCCGCGATGGGCGCCAAGGCCGGCGACCCGGACCGCGTGGTGTGGGCCATCGACGGCGACGGCTGCTTCCAGATGACCAACCAGGAGCTCGCGACCTGCGTGGTCAACGACATCCCCATCAAGGTCGCGGTCATCAACAACTCCAGCCTCGGCATGGTCCGCCAGTGGCAGACGCTTTTCTACAACGAGCGCTACTCCAACACCGACCTGCACACCTCCCACCAGCAGGTGCGCATCCCGGACTTCGTCAAGCTCGCAGAGGCCTACGGCTGCGTCGGCCTGCGCTGCGACGACCCCGCCAAGATCGACGAGACGATCGAGGCGGCCATGGCCGTCACCGACCGGCCCGTCGTCGTGGACTTCGTCGTGAGCCGCGACGCGATGGTGTGGCCCATGGTCGCCGCCGGTGTCAGCAACGACCAGATCCAGATCGCCAAGGGCATGGCCCCGAAGTGGAGTGATGACGAGTGA
- a CDS encoding CopD family protein, which produces MTTVLDALPSLELPPLWRWTTKWAYFLGLAGLVGSVLTHVVVVRPALARHADDEHRLRGTRAMHRTIAAAAALMVVAGLLQAVSAVARAGRTGFSAALSSRALWDYHTATPKPGDWLAAGWLSAAQVALVLVCAVLLVPLARRGPTPGAERLVTVALPLTWAVSLVKSIPLGPAAMTADVWVQRGLVQTHIIAGSAWAGGLVTLLVLTRSRHHVRDAVVGTWLTVWQRFGTVALVSVGAVALSGAWLTYREVGVPSQLLTTSFGIVLTAKLALVAVLLAAGALNQLVLLPRLVGLQARGATGSAWRLAVRHFGAVVALESAVVVLVILAAALLTGSAREQAGAPAAPPVGPALLGWGAAILALLVLALWGTARASELIARRPSAAAAGTVGGAP; this is translated from the coding sequence GTGACCACCGTCCTCGATGCCCTGCCCTCGCTCGAGCTGCCGCCGCTGTGGCGGTGGACCACCAAGTGGGCCTACTTCCTCGGGCTGGCCGGCCTCGTCGGCTCGGTGCTGACGCACGTGGTCGTCGTGCGACCCGCCCTCGCGCGGCACGCCGACGACGAGCACAGGCTGCGGGGCACCCGGGCCATGCACCGGACCATCGCGGCCGCCGCCGCCCTCATGGTGGTGGCCGGGCTGCTGCAGGCGGTGTCGGCGGTGGCGCGGGCCGGGCGCACGGGCTTCTCGGCCGCGCTGTCGTCCCGAGCGCTGTGGGACTACCACACCGCGACCCCCAAGCCGGGCGACTGGCTCGCGGCCGGCTGGCTGTCCGCCGCCCAGGTGGCCCTCGTGCTGGTCTGCGCCGTGCTGCTCGTCCCGCTCGCGCGCCGTGGGCCGACGCCCGGTGCCGAGCGTCTCGTGACGGTCGCCCTGCCGCTGACCTGGGCGGTCTCGCTGGTGAAGTCGATCCCCCTCGGCCCCGCCGCGATGACGGCCGACGTCTGGGTGCAGCGGGGCCTCGTGCAGACCCACATCATCGCCGGCAGCGCCTGGGCCGGCGGCCTCGTGACGCTGCTCGTGCTGACCCGCTCGCGGCACCACGTGCGCGACGCCGTGGTCGGGACCTGGCTGACGGTCTGGCAGCGGTTCGGGACGGTGGCGCTGGTGTCGGTCGGGGCCGTGGCGCTCTCCGGAGCCTGGCTGACCTACCGCGAGGTGGGGGTGCCGAGCCAGCTCCTGACGACGTCCTTCGGGATCGTCCTGACCGCCAAGCTCGCCCTCGTCGCCGTGCTCCTCGCGGCCGGAGCCCTCAACCAGCTCGTCCTGCTCCCCCGGTTGGTGGGCCTGCAGGCGCGAGGCGCCACGGGGAGCGCGTGGCGGCTGGCGGTGCGGCACTTCGGCGCGGTGGTCGCCCTGGAGTCGGCCGTGGTCGTGCTGGTCATCCTCGCCGCGGCGCTGCTCACCGGGTCCGCCCGCGAGCAGGCGGGCGCTCCTGCCGCCCCGCCCGTCGGGCCGGCCCTGCTCGGGTGGGGCGCCGCGATCCTGGCGCTGCTCGTGCTCGCCCTCTGGGGGACGGCCCGCGCGTCCGAGCTGATCGCGCGGCGACCGAGCGCCGCCGCGGCGGGCACGGTGGGCGGCGCGCCCTGA
- a CDS encoding SixA phosphatase family protein, which yields MTNPQRTLVLMRHAEAGHGAGGDHDRPLTSQGRSDARAAGRWLAEEVGELDLVLVSSARRTRETWREAADAGAAARDVQASDEVYDAGLDELLAAVSHLPDKARAVLVLGHAPGIPMLAHVLASADGPADVREALDHGFPTATICRFGVERDWLDVGAATIDLLQVTIPRG from the coding sequence ATGACGAACCCCCAGCGCACCCTGGTGCTGATGCGCCACGCCGAGGCGGGCCACGGCGCCGGCGGCGACCACGACCGCCCACTGACGTCGCAGGGCCGGTCGGACGCCCGGGCGGCGGGCCGCTGGCTCGCCGAGGAGGTCGGGGAGCTCGACCTGGTGCTGGTGTCCAGCGCCCGCCGCACCCGCGAGACCTGGCGCGAGGCGGCGGACGCCGGGGCCGCGGCCCGGGACGTCCAGGCCAGCGACGAGGTCTACGACGCCGGGCTGGACGAGCTGCTCGCCGCCGTCAGCCACCTGCCCGACAAGGCGCGGGCCGTGCTGGTGCTCGGGCACGCCCCGGGCATCCCGATGCTGGCCCACGTCCTGGCGTCGGCGGACGGCCCGGCCGACGTGCGCGAGGCTCTCGACCACGGTTTCCCCACGGCCACGATCTGCCGCTTCGGCGTCGAGCGCGACTGGCTCGACGTGGGGGCCGCCACGATCGACCTGCTGCAGGTGACCATCCCCAGGGGCTGA
- a CDS encoding YhgE/Pip domain-containing protein, producing the protein MRAHRLALAELRRLTSGKLLRLALVAMLVIPSLYAGLYLYANKDPYANLGHIPVAVVVEDAGTTLASGERLQVGQQVASTLVDGHTFDWHRVTRAEAVRGVDDEEYDFALIIPRDFSAALASAGSQHPRQATLEQYTNDTNGYLARTISNTVVAEVTRSVASQVSTTAAAQLLDGMSTIHGKLQQAADGAGKLADGGGRLVDGSGRLATGATSLRDGTAQLRDGAVRLAQGADSARSGAGELSAGASRLHDGLATLDSRTAALPGQTRQLADGAHQVADGNARLADGARRLATGATAASTGAGQLKAGADTLHDGASKVAAGAHQVAAGNAQIAQAGQLAQQAATQVDQVRKERRGALQDQIRALQAQSASLQTAIDALPADTDPAAVARLRQIKADLDRRLATAQTELDRIDRALDQVSGTITKASGKLTTLATGSQQVAEGADRLTAGSATLAGKLGELQRGTATLATGATTLSGGADAAAAGAGKVAAGADALAKGSAQLHDGIAQADAGSAKLADGASRLDDGLGTLASGAHTLATNEQKALDGAQQLADGAGSLRDGAGTLQHGAQQLRDQLAAGKDQVPSYTAEQRKAAAQAVGNPVAVRASNPAQAANYGAGLAPFFVSLSLWIGAYVLFLLIKTLSTRALAAQQPAWRVAVSGWLTPALLAVGQSLLVFGLVLKGLGFHVQHPLWAIAFMAFVSLTYAAILHALASRLGAVGKFLGLILLVVQLVSAGGTFPWQTLPGPLQALHHVLPMSYAIDGLRHLMYGGRMGFVALDLLVLAGFLAAALTASTWAAHRARIWTPARIKPDLVL; encoded by the coding sequence ATGAGGGCCCACCGACTCGCGCTCGCCGAGCTCCGGCGGCTCACCAGCGGCAAGCTGCTGCGGCTGGCCCTGGTCGCGATGCTCGTGATCCCGAGCCTCTACGCGGGGCTGTACCTCTACGCCAACAAGGACCCCTACGCCAACCTGGGCCACATCCCCGTCGCCGTCGTGGTCGAGGACGCCGGCACCACCCTCGCGAGCGGGGAGCGGCTGCAGGTCGGCCAGCAGGTCGCCTCGACCCTGGTCGACGGTCACACCTTCGACTGGCACCGGGTGACCCGCGCCGAGGCCGTGCGGGGCGTGGACGACGAGGAGTACGACTTCGCCCTCATCATCCCGCGGGACTTCTCCGCCGCCCTGGCCAGCGCCGGCAGCCAGCACCCGCGGCAGGCGACGCTGGAGCAGTACACCAACGACACCAACGGATACCTGGCCCGGACCATCTCCAACACGGTGGTCGCCGAGGTCACCAGGTCCGTGGCCTCCCAGGTGAGCACGACCGCGGCGGCGCAGCTGCTCGACGGCATGAGCACCATCCACGGCAAGCTGCAGCAGGCGGCGGACGGCGCGGGCAAGCTCGCCGACGGCGGCGGGCGGCTGGTCGACGGCAGCGGCCGGCTGGCGACCGGCGCGACGTCGCTGCGGGACGGCACCGCCCAGCTGCGCGACGGCGCCGTACGCCTCGCCCAGGGAGCGGATTCCGCCCGGTCCGGTGCGGGCGAGCTGTCCGCGGGTGCCTCCCGGCTGCACGACGGCCTGGCCACCCTGGACAGCCGCACCGCGGCGCTGCCGGGCCAGACCCGCCAGCTCGCCGACGGCGCGCACCAGGTCGCGGACGGCAACGCCCGCCTCGCCGACGGCGCGCGCCGCCTGGCCACGGGGGCCACCGCCGCCTCGACCGGAGCCGGTCAGCTCAAGGCCGGCGCGGACACCCTGCACGACGGCGCCAGCAAGGTCGCCGCCGGAGCCCACCAGGTGGCGGCCGGCAACGCCCAGATCGCCCAGGCGGGCCAGCTCGCGCAGCAGGCCGCGACCCAGGTCGACCAGGTGCGCAAGGAGCGGCGCGGCGCCCTGCAGGACCAGATCCGGGCGCTGCAGGCGCAGTCCGCGTCGCTGCAGACCGCGATCGACGCGCTGCCCGCCGACACCGACCCCGCGGCCGTCGCTCGGCTGCGGCAGATCAAGGCCGACCTCGACCGCCGGCTCGCCACCGCCCAGACCGAGCTCGACCGCATCGACCGCGCGCTTGACCAGGTGTCCGGCACCATCACCAAGGCTTCGGGCAAGCTGACCACGCTGGCGACGGGCTCGCAGCAGGTCGCCGAGGGCGCGGACCGGCTCACCGCCGGGAGCGCCACCCTCGCCGGCAAGCTGGGCGAGCTGCAGCGGGGCACCGCCACGCTCGCCACGGGCGCCACCACGCTGTCCGGCGGCGCCGACGCCGCAGCCGCGGGAGCCGGCAAGGTCGCCGCCGGGGCCGACGCCCTGGCCAAGGGCTCCGCGCAGCTCCACGACGGGATCGCGCAGGCCGACGCCGGCAGCGCCAAGCTCGCCGACGGCGCCTCCCGGCTCGACGACGGTCTCGGCACCCTCGCGAGCGGGGCGCACACCCTGGCCACCAACGAGCAGAAGGCGCTCGACGGGGCGCAGCAGCTCGCGGACGGCGCGGGGAGCCTGCGGGACGGCGCCGGCACGCTGCAGCACGGCGCCCAGCAGCTGCGGGACCAGCTCGCCGCCGGCAAGGACCAGGTGCCCAGCTACACCGCCGAGCAGCGCAAGGCGGCCGCCCAGGCCGTCGGCAACCCGGTCGCGGTCAGGGCCAGCAACCCCGCCCAGGCCGCCAACTACGGCGCCGGCCTCGCGCCGTTCTTCGTCAGCCTGTCCCTGTGGATCGGGGCCTACGTCCTCTTCCTGCTGATCAAGACCCTGTCGACGCGCGCCCTGGCGGCGCAGCAGCCCGCCTGGCGGGTGGCGGTGAGCGGCTGGCTCACCCCCGCGCTGCTGGCGGTCGGCCAGAGCCTGCTCGTCTTCGGGCTCGTGCTCAAGGGCCTCGGCTTCCACGTGCAGCACCCGCTGTGGGCGATCGCGTTCATGGCCTTCGTGTCCTTGACCTACGCGGCCATCCTGCACGCGCTCGCGTCGCGCCTCGGGGCGGTCGGGAAGTTCCTCGGCCTGATCCTGCTCGTGGTCCAGCTGGTGTCCGCAGGCGGCACCTTCCCGTGGCAGACCCTGCCCGGGCCGCTGCAGGCGCTGCACCACGTGCTGCCCATGTCCTACGCGATCGACGGGCTGCGGCACCTGATGTATGGCGGGCGCATGGGCTTCGTGGCCCTGGACCTGCTCGTCCTCGCCGGCTTCCTCGCCGCGGCGCTGACCGCGTCCACGTGGGCGGCCCACCGGGCGCGGATCTGGACGCCGGCCCGCATCAAGCCGGACCTGGTCCTGTGA
- a CDS encoding TetR/AcrR family transcriptional regulator, with protein MTTSSEAPPRSARREATRQRILGAASQTLAERGFHGTSVEEVCERAGFTRGAFYSNFASREELVAELVQQRTVRLRERVLELAAQEDLTPHELWHGVLALWSGQPGQRQQWLLLQTELMLHAIRDPEAGATWREVIDRSQEDVAAALDAFLERHHLSLPITSMGLSRLLFATFQGGALQHLLDPQRVGPDDLEEQLLSVLEHALDRAG; from the coding sequence ATGACCACGTCGAGTGAGGCTCCCCCACGGTCCGCACGCCGCGAGGCAACCCGCCAGCGCATCCTCGGGGCCGCGTCGCAGACCCTCGCCGAGCGCGGCTTCCACGGCACCAGCGTCGAGGAGGTCTGCGAGCGTGCGGGATTCACGCGGGGCGCGTTCTACTCCAACTTCGCGTCGCGGGAGGAGCTCGTCGCCGAGCTGGTGCAGCAGCGGACCGTCCGGCTGCGCGAGCGCGTCCTCGAGCTCGCCGCGCAGGAGGACCTCACGCCCCACGAGCTCTGGCACGGCGTGCTGGCCCTGTGGTCGGGGCAGCCAGGCCAGCGCCAGCAGTGGTTGCTGCTGCAGACCGAGCTGATGCTGCACGCGATCCGCGACCCCGAGGCGGGTGCGACCTGGCGCGAGGTGATCGACCGCAGCCAGGAGGACGTCGCCGCGGCGCTGGACGCCTTTCTCGAGCGGCACCACCTGAGCCTGCCGATCACGAGCATGGGGCTGTCGCGGCTCCTGTTCGCCACCTTCCAGGGCGGGGCCCTGCAGCACCTGCTCGACCCGCAGCGCGTGGGGCCTGACGACCTCGAGGAACAGCTGCTGTCGGTCCTCGAGCACGCCCTCGACCGCGCCGGCTGA
- a CDS encoding GNAT family N-acetyltransferase: MAEQTTVTRNDDLHRYEIRHDGELAGFADVRLEGDVLVVPHTEIDPAFGGQGLGSELVRGLLDDIRARGLRVEPACSFVASYLDKHQEYADLVR; this comes from the coding sequence ATGGCTGAGCAGACGACGGTGACGCGCAACGACGACCTGCACCGCTACGAGATCCGCCACGACGGCGAGCTCGCGGGCTTCGCCGACGTGCGCCTCGAGGGTGACGTCCTCGTGGTGCCCCACACCGAGATCGACCCCGCCTTCGGCGGTCAGGGCCTCGGCTCCGAGCTGGTCCGCGGGCTCCTGGACGACATCCGGGCCCGTGGCCTGCGGGTGGAGCCGGCCTGCTCCTTCGTGGCCTCCTACCTCGACAAGCACCAGGAGTATGCCGACCTCGTGCGGTGA
- a CDS encoding 2-hydroxyacid dehydrogenase — protein MPLVTVADQDWIDRVGEVPGAELISWDLSGPCPRADEVEMVVAPYTLSADGFDNLASLPRLRGFQLLSAGFEHAIPFVPQGVQLCNARGVHAAATAEMALTLTLAAQRNVAWFLCGHREQHWQDKHFEPGLADHRVLVVGYGDIGQAIVRRLLPFECEVTVVASRARGGDDLVPRVHGIDELADLLPRHDVVILILPHTDATDRLLDADMLARMPQGALLVNVARGRVVDTDALVAATASGRIRAALDVVDPEPLPDGHPLWSTPGVLIAPHVGGMADGFWSRATALIRRQVGHLVAGEPLDNGVDLDR, from the coding sequence ATGCCACTCGTGACTGTCGCCGACCAGGACTGGATCGACCGCGTGGGGGAGGTGCCGGGAGCCGAGCTGATCAGCTGGGACCTGTCCGGGCCCTGCCCCCGCGCCGACGAGGTCGAGATGGTCGTCGCCCCCTACACGCTGTCGGCCGACGGCTTCGACAACCTCGCGTCCCTGCCCCGGCTGCGCGGGTTCCAGCTGCTGTCGGCGGGTTTCGAGCACGCGATCCCCTTCGTCCCGCAGGGCGTGCAGCTGTGCAACGCCCGCGGGGTCCACGCCGCGGCCACCGCCGAGATGGCCCTCACGCTCACCCTCGCGGCCCAGCGCAACGTCGCGTGGTTCCTGTGCGGGCACCGCGAGCAGCACTGGCAGGACAAGCACTTCGAGCCGGGCCTGGCCGACCACCGGGTCCTCGTCGTGGGCTACGGCGACATCGGTCAGGCCATCGTGCGCCGGCTGCTGCCCTTCGAGTGCGAGGTGACCGTCGTGGCCAGCCGCGCCCGGGGCGGGGACGACCTCGTCCCCCGCGTCCACGGCATCGACGAGCTGGCGGACCTGCTGCCGCGGCACGACGTCGTCATCCTGATCCTGCCCCACACCGACGCCACCGACCGGCTCCTCGACGCCGACATGCTCGCCCGTATGCCGCAGGGGGCGCTGCTCGTCAACGTCGCCCGCGGCCGCGTCGTCGACACCGACGCCCTCGTGGCCGCCACCGCCTCGGGGCGGATCCGCGCCGCGCTCGACGTCGTCGACCCCGAGCCGCTGCCCGACGGCCACCCGCTCTGGTCGACGCCGGGGGTGCTGATCGCGCCCCACGTGGGCGGCATGGCCGACGGGTTCTGGTCGCGGGCGACGGCGCTGATCCGGCGCCAGGTGGGCCACCTCGTGGCCGGCGAGCCGCTGGACAACGGGGTCGACCTCGACCGCTGA
- a CDS encoding MoaD/ThiS family protein codes for MSVTMRLPAPLQAMVQAPPEVVLDLPADASLADALDELRRRHPTVENKVRDERGALREHVNVFVDGADVKRGAGLVTVLPQGATVIVLSAVSGG; via the coding sequence ATGAGCGTGACGATGCGCCTGCCGGCGCCGCTCCAGGCGATGGTGCAGGCGCCCCCGGAGGTGGTGCTGGACCTCCCGGCGGACGCCAGCCTCGCCGACGCGCTGGACGAGTTGCGACGGCGTCACCCGACGGTCGAGAACAAGGTCCGCGACGAGCGGGGCGCCCTGCGCGAGCACGTCAACGTCTTCGTCGACGGGGCCGACGTCAAGCGGGGCGCCGGTCTCGTCACGGTGCTCCCGCAGGGCGCCACGGTCATTGTCCTGTCCGCGGTATCAGGCGGTTGA